GGTCTTGTCGATGGCGTTGGCGGCGGCGAAGGCACGCGCCGCGTCCAGCTTGGCGTGCAGACGCTGTTCGATGACCAGGCTGGGCAGATCGGGCCAGCGGTAATGCAGCCCGGTGGCGGGCGGGGTGAAGTCGGGCACGCTATCGAAGCGGGTGCGGATGGCATCCAGGTCCACCGTGGAAGCGCTTTCCACCGTCTCGGAAATCGCCTTCAGCCCCACCCAGCAGCCCGAGTAGCGCGACAGCGCCCAGCCGTAGAGGCCGAATTCCAGCATCTCGGCGACGCTGGCGGGATTGAGCACCGGCAGCCCCCAGGCCTGCAGGGTGAAGTCGCTCTGGTGCGGCATCGACGAGGACACGCAGCCGTGGTCGTCGCCGATCACCGCCAGCACGCCGCCGTGGGGCGAGGCACCGTAGGCATTGCCGTGGCGCAGCGCGTCGCCGGCCCTATCCACGCCGGGGCCCTTGCCATACCAGATCGCGAACACGCCATCGACCGTGCGCTCGGCATCGCCTTCCACCTGCTGGGTACCGAGCACCGCGGTGGCGCCGAGTTCTTCATTGACCGCCGGCAGGAAGCGGATGCGGTTGGCGTCGAGCAGCGCCTTGGCCTTCCACAGCTGCTGGTCGTAGGCGCCGAGTGGCGAGCCGCGGTAGCCGCTGATGAAGCCGCCGGTATTGCGCCCCGCGGCGGCATCCAGCGCGGCCTGCATCAGCGGCAGCCGCACCAGCGCCTGGGTGCCGGTCAGGAAGATCTGCCCGGACATCGCCTGCAGGCTGTCGCTCAGGCGGTAGTCGGTACGGATCTGGGGGGGAAATGCCTCGGCCTTCATCGCGCTGTCTCCTGTCGTCCTTGTTGTGCCGACGCGGGCCTGCTGCGGACCTGTCCCTTGGAGCGGACCTTGCCCGTTTTGGCTCCCGTACGGGGGGATTCGTCGGAAACAATGTTAGTGAGACAAGGGCGCGAAGTGCGTGCAATATCGGCGGTTTAACGCGTTCAATGCGCACATCCTGTGCATCACATATAACTTTTACGCATCAAACTTGCACAATGGAAATCGACAAGTACGACCTTCACCTGCTCGACGCCCTGCAGCGCAACGGTCACGCCTCAAACGCCGAGCTGGCGGAACAGATCCATCTGTCGCCCTCGCAGGTAAGCCGGCGGGTGCAGCGGTTGGAGCAGGCCGGCTACATCGAGCGCTACAGCGCGCTGCTGCGCCCGGCGGCCGTCGGGCTGGGCGTAACCGCCTTTACTGCCGTATCACTGGAACGCCACGCCGAAGCCCACACCGACGCCTTCAACGCCGCGGTGGCGGCGATGGACGAAGTGCTCGAGTGCTTTGCGATCACCGGCGAAGCGGACTATCTGCTGCGCATCGTCGCGCCCGACCTCGCCGCGCTGTCGGCCTTCATGCTGCACCGCCTGATGCGCCTCACCGGCGTGCGCAGCGTCAAGTCCAACATCGTGCTGGCCGAGATCAAGCGCACCACGCGCTTGCCTTTGGACCATTTGCTGGCGCGCGGCGGCTGAGCCGAATTACCCAGCTTGGGAAGAAAAAACCCGCGGCGGCCGGCGCGGCACGTCTCCGCACGACAACGGAATCGCTAAGATGAAAACAGGAACTGCTAATAGAACGGCCCGGCCATGACCGCGCCGTCGCCGGTTGCCCTGGGAGGGAACGATCATTTCGTGGTTCGTGCGCCATTTCTGGCTGCCGGTGCTGCTTTGGACCGGCCTGATCGGAACGTTTTACGGTATCAGCGACTGGATGCATCGGGACGACGCCCGGCACGAAGCCGAGCTGGTCGCCGAGGCTTACCTGCGCAAGGATATGGCGTTCCGCCGCTGGGTGACGCGGCATCAGGGCGTTTATGTGCCGCCCACCGCCACCACGCCGCCCAATCCCTACCTTGAAGTTCCCGAGCGGGACGTCACCACCACCAACGGCCGGGTGCTGACGCTGCTCAACCCGGCCTATGCGACGCGGCAGGTGCTGGAAGCCTTCGCCGAGAGCGACGGCATCCGTGGCAAGCTCACCGCGCTGCAGGTCACCAACCCGATCAACACCCCGGATACCTGGGAGCGCACCGCGCTGCACGAGCTGCAAAGCGGCGCGCGCTATTACTCCGAGCTCGACAGCATCCAGGGCGTTGCGATGCTGCGCTACATGCTGCCGGTGTACATGGAAGCGGGCTGCGTGGGCTGCCACGGCAACACCGAGGTGCCGGTCGGCGGGCTGCGCGGCGGCTTCAGCGTGACCATGCCGTTTGCGCCGTTCCAGCGCCGCCATGAGGCCGACCGCCGGCTTACCGCCGGCAGCCATTCTGCTGCCTGGCTGCTCGGGCTCGGCCTGCTCGGCCTGATGCGGCGCCGGCGGCGCGAGCAGTACCTGGACGAAGTGGCGGCCGAACAGCTGCGCCGGCAGAAGGAGTTGTGCTCCGCCGCGCTGCTGGACATCAGCACCCGCGCCGCTTCGGAGGGCGAACGCAGCTGCGTCGAAAGCGGGCTCGAAGCCGCGCAGCAGATCACCGGCAGCACCGTCGCCTACCTGCACTTCATCAACGACGACCAGCGCACCATCGAACTGTGCGCCTGGAGCCGCGAGACCCTGGCGCAATGCGAAGCGGATTACGACCGCCACTACCCGCTGGACCGCGCCGGCGTATGGGCCGACTGCGTCCGCCTCAAGCGCCCTGTCATCCACAACAACTACGACCAGATCGTAGGCCGCCGCGGTTTGCCCGGCGGCCACATCAAGCTGCAGCGCCACCTTGCGGTGCCGGTGATGGACAGCATCGGCGTCCGCATGCTCATCGGCGTGGGCAACAAGCCGGGGGATTACGTGGCCACCGACGTCGAAGTGCTCTCGGGCCTCGCCGAGGGGCTGTGGAGCACCGTCGTCCGGGTACGCGCCCACAGCCGTCTGGAAGCCAACGAGCGGATGTTGCGCGAAGCGCAGGACATCGCCCGCCTGGGCAGCTGGGAGTGCGATCTCGCCAACGGACAGCTCACACTCAGCGACATCGCCCGCGACCTGCTGTCGCCGGCCGAGCGGGTGGAAGGCGAACCCGACGCGCCGACTTCGCTGAAGGCCCTGCACGCCTTCGTCGGCTCGGCGCAGTGGGACGAACACTTCCGCCGCATCCGCGCGCAGGTGAACGAGCGCGGCGAGGTCGACCTCGAGCTGCGCTACCGTCCGCCGCGCGGCGAGGCGCGCATGTTGCGGCTGCGCGGCTCGGTGCTGCGCGCACCGGACGGCACCGCCCAGCGCGTGGTGGGCACGGTGCAGGACATCAGCTCGCATTCCGAACTCAACCTGCTGCGCAGCAGCGCGAGCAATCTGTCAGCGCTGTTCGAATCGACCGATCGCGTGGTGTGGTCGGTCGATCGTGACTTCCGCCTGATCATCGCCAACCAGGCTGCCCAGCGCTTTTTCGCGCTGCGCTTCGGCAAACGCATCCAGCCCGGCGACATCTGTCTGCCGCTGGCGCAAGACGAGCGCGAGCGCTGGACCGACTATTACCGCCAGGCCCAGGCCGGCAGCAGCGTGGCAGCCGAACTCGACCAGGTTGCCTCCGACCCGCGCTGGCTGGACATCCGGCTTGCACCTGCCGGCCAGGAAGGCATCGCGATCATCTACGGCGTGGACCTGACCGACCGCAAGCGCGCCGAACTCGAACGCCAGCAGGCCATGGAACGCATGCAGGCGATGGTGGACCGCCTTGCCGAGCGCGACCGCCACAACAGCCTCATCAACCGCCTGCACGACCTGCTGCAAAGCTGCCGCAGCGAGGCCGAGGCGCGCCAGGTGATCGCGCCGCTGTTCGGCGAACTGTTCCAGGGCTTCGACGCCGCGCTGATGCTGGTCGACGCCACCGACGGCACCCTGCACGTGGCGGCGCACGCGGGCGACCCGCAGTTGCCGCCCCAGTTCGGGCTGGACTCCTGCTGGGGCTTGCGACGCGGCGAACCGCACGAGATTCCGCCGGGCGGTTCGCCGGTGTGCGCGCATTTCGGCTCGGCGCCGGAACACGGCTACTGCTGCCAGCCGATGATCGTCGATGCCGATGTAGTCGGACTGCTGTCGATCCGCTTCCCGCCCGCGGCGGACGAAAGCACGCTCGACAACCTGCATTACCTCGTGCGCAGCACCGCCGATTCGGTAAAGCTGTCGCTGTCCAACCTGCGCCTG
Above is a window of Azoarcus olearius DNA encoding:
- a CDS encoding Lrp/AsnC family transcriptional regulator, whose protein sequence is MEIDKYDLHLLDALQRNGHASNAELAEQIHLSPSQVSRRVQRLEQAGYIERYSALLRPAAVGLGVTAFTAVSLERHAEAHTDAFNAAVAAMDEVLECFAITGEADYLLRIVAPDLAALSAFMLHRLMRLTGVRSVKSNIVLAEIKRTTRLPLDHLLARGG
- a CDS encoding diguanylate cyclase; this encodes MRHFWLPVLLWTGLIGTFYGISDWMHRDDARHEAELVAEAYLRKDMAFRRWVTRHQGVYVPPTATTPPNPYLEVPERDVTTTNGRVLTLLNPAYATRQVLEAFAESDGIRGKLTALQVTNPINTPDTWERTALHELQSGARYYSELDSIQGVAMLRYMLPVYMEAGCVGCHGNTEVPVGGLRGGFSVTMPFAPFQRRHEADRRLTAGSHSAAWLLGLGLLGLMRRRRREQYLDEVAAEQLRRQKELCSAALLDISTRAASEGERSCVESGLEAAQQITGSTVAYLHFINDDQRTIELCAWSRETLAQCEADYDRHYPLDRAGVWADCVRLKRPVIHNNYDQIVGRRGLPGGHIKLQRHLAVPVMDSIGVRMLIGVGNKPGDYVATDVEVLSGLAEGLWSTVVRVRAHSRLEANERMLREAQDIARLGSWECDLANGQLTLSDIARDLLSPAERVEGEPDAPTSLKALHAFVGSAQWDEHFRRIRAQVNERGEVDLELRYRPPRGEARMLRLRGSVLRAPDGTAQRVVGTVQDISSHSELNLLRSSASNLSALFESTDRVVWSVDRDFRLIIANQAAQRFFALRFGKRIQPGDICLPLAQDERERWTDYYRQAQAGSSVAAELDQVASDPRWLDIRLAPAGQEGIAIIYGVDLTDRKRAELERQQAMERMQAMVDRLAERDRHNSLINRLHDLLQSCRSEAEARQVIAPLFGELFQGFDAALMLVDATDGTLHVAAHAGDPQLPPQFGLDSCWGLRRGEPHEIPPGGSPVCAHFGSAPEHGYCCQPMIVDADVVGLLSIRFPPAADESTLDNLHYLVRSTADSVKLSLSNLRLREALRQQAIHDPLTGLFNRRYLDDVLNHELVRAQRDGTPLTLAMLDIDHFKRFNDEYGHEAGDLVLAEIGRILREQLRRSDVPCRFGGEELAIVMPASSAENATERLEELAQMIGRLQLAFGGRRLPAVTLSAGVAEAPIHGADSAHLLRSADLALYQAKAQGRARIVSATAV